The following coding sequences are from one Streptomyces venezuelae window:
- a CDS encoding ABC transporter permease has protein sequence MSTAAGTTETQDLAPVRTESLAELLIATERPARPTALSACLTFGWRAILKIKHVPEQLFDVTAFPIMMVLMYTYLFGGALAGSPSEYIQYLLPGILVMSVVMITMYTGVSVNTDIEKGVFDRFRTLPIWRPSTMVGYLLGDALRYAIASVVILTVGLIMGFRPDGGFVGVVAGIAVLLVFSFAFSWIWTMFGLLLRTEKSVMGVSMMVIFPLTFLSDIFVKPETMPGWLQAFVNNNPITHCSSAVRALMDGTSPTTELAWTLGWALLLVAVFGPVTMRLYNRK, from the coding sequence ATGAGCACCGCAGCCGGCACCACCGAGACGCAGGACCTCGCCCCCGTCAGGACCGAGTCCCTCGCCGAACTGCTCATCGCCACCGAGCGGCCGGCCAGGCCCACCGCGCTGTCCGCCTGCCTCACGTTCGGCTGGCGCGCCATCCTCAAGATCAAGCACGTGCCGGAGCAGCTCTTCGACGTCACGGCGTTCCCGATCATGATGGTGCTGATGTACACGTACCTGTTCGGGGGCGCGCTCGCCGGCTCCCCGTCCGAGTACATCCAGTACCTGCTGCCCGGCATCCTCGTGATGTCCGTCGTCATGATCACGATGTATACGGGCGTGTCGGTCAACACCGACATCGAGAAGGGCGTCTTCGACCGCTTCCGTACGCTGCCGATCTGGCGCCCGTCGACGATGGTCGGCTACCTCCTGGGCGACGCCCTGCGCTACGCCATCGCGTCGGTCGTCATCCTGACCGTCGGCCTCATCATGGGCTTCCGCCCGGACGGCGGCTTCGTCGGCGTCGTGGCGGGGATCGCGGTCCTGCTCGTCTTCTCCTTCGCGTTCTCGTGGATCTGGACGATGTTCGGGCTGCTGCTGCGCACGGAGAAGTCGGTGATGGGCGTCAGCATGATGGTGATCTTCCCGCTGACGTTCCTGAGCGACATCTTCGTGAAGCCGGAGACGATGCCGGGCTGGCTGCAGGCGTTCGTGAACAACAACCCGATCACCCACTGCTCGTCGGCGGTGCGCGCCCTGATGGACGGCACGTCGCCGACGACGGAGCTGGCGTGGACGCTCGGCTGGGCGCTGCTCCTGGTGGCGGTGTTCGGGCCGGTGACGATGCGTCTGTACAACCGTAAGTAG
- a CDS encoding ATP-binding cassette domain-containing protein, with the protein MSSMAIETAGLVKTFGDNRAVDGIDLTVPAGTVYGVLGPNGAGKTTAVKMLATLLRPDGGEAHVFGHDVVREADAVRGRVSLTGQYASVDEDLTGLENLILLGRLTGHSKQAARGRAGQLLDAFGLTEAAARQVKNYSGGMRRRIDIAASILNTPDLLFLDEPTTGLDPRSRNQVWDIVRAVVGHGTTVLLTTQYLDEADQLAARIAVIDRGKVIAEGTKGELKASVGAGSVHVRLREAAQREEAARLLGAVLDAQVQLEPDPVALTARVGTDEAGAGSSGGGAAEQASRALAELARAGITVDNFSLGQPSLDEVFLALTGTDASHQTPTADLKEEATA; encoded by the coding sequence ATGAGCAGCATGGCCATCGAGACCGCGGGTCTGGTGAAGACCTTCGGCGACAACCGCGCGGTCGACGGCATCGACCTCACCGTCCCGGCCGGCACGGTCTACGGCGTACTGGGGCCGAACGGGGCGGGCAAGACCACGGCGGTCAAGATGCTCGCCACCCTGCTGCGGCCCGACGGGGGCGAGGCGCACGTGTTCGGGCACGACGTCGTGCGGGAGGCGGACGCCGTACGCGGCCGGGTGAGCCTGACCGGGCAGTACGCGTCGGTCGACGAGGATCTGACCGGCCTGGAGAACCTGATCCTGCTGGGCCGCCTCACGGGCCACTCCAAGCAGGCGGCGCGCGGCCGTGCCGGGCAGCTGCTCGACGCGTTCGGGCTCACGGAGGCCGCGGCGCGGCAGGTGAAGAACTACTCGGGCGGCATGCGGCGCCGTATCGACATCGCCGCGTCCATCCTGAACACCCCCGACCTGCTGTTCCTGGACGAGCCGACGACGGGGCTCGACCCGCGCAGCCGCAACCAGGTGTGGGACATCGTGCGCGCGGTCGTCGGTCACGGCACGACGGTCCTGCTCACCACGCAGTACCTCGACGAGGCCGACCAGTTGGCGGCGCGGATCGCCGTCATCGACCGGGGCAAGGTCATCGCGGAGGGCACCAAGGGCGAACTCAAGGCGTCGGTCGGCGCGGGCTCGGTCCATGTGCGGTTGCGGGAGGCCGCACAGCGCGAGGAGGCGGCGCGGCTGCTCGGCGCGGTGCTCGACGCGCAGGTGCAGCTCGAACCGGATCCGGTCGCGCTGACGGCGCGGGTGGGGACGGACGAGGCGGGTGCCGGGTCCAGCGGGGGTGGCGCCGCCGAGCAGGCCTCCCGGGCGCTCGCCGAGCTCGCCCGCGCCGGCATCACCGTCGACAACTTCTCCCTCGGCCAGCCGAGCCTCGACGAGGTGTTCCTCGCCCTGACCGGCACGGACGCCTCGCACCAGACCCCCACCGCGGACCTGAAGGAAGAGGCCACGGCATGA
- a CDS encoding SH3 domain-containing protein: MRIALSVAALLTFGTVAATATATAAPAHDNDSVIWGTVVSGPDLKVRDEPSTHGKILAKMPYGSEDRVKCAVRGMSVHGNPHWYWLEGERGWVSAEYVDTGGRHVPSCGSWSEDPCPKWRDRDHHDHRDHQDCGPCSYRNH; the protein is encoded by the coding sequence ATGCGAATCGCTCTGAGCGTGGCGGCGCTGCTGACCTTCGGGACCGTCGCTGCCACCGCAACCGCTACCGCCGCTCCCGCCCACGACAACGACAGCGTCATCTGGGGCACCGTCGTCTCGGGGCCGGACCTGAAGGTCAGGGACGAGCCGAGTACGCACGGCAAGATCCTGGCGAAGATGCCGTACGGCAGCGAGGACCGCGTCAAGTGCGCCGTACGCGGCATGTCCGTGCACGGCAACCCGCACTGGTACTGGCTGGAGGGCGAGCGGGGCTGGGTGAGCGCGGAGTACGTCGACACGGGCGGCCGTCACGTGCCGAGCTGCGGGTCGTGGTCCGAGGACCCGTGCCCGAAGTGGCGCGACCGTGACCACCATGACCACCGCGACCACCAGGACTGCGGCCCCTGTTCCTACCGCAACCACTGA
- a CDS encoding MFS transporter, translating to MTGRQKLVLTLLLGSQFMVAVDFSILNVALPVVGEGLGFSLADLQWIATSFALAAAGFTLLFGRVADLFGRKRLFIGGMALLGLSSALGGLATSPDVLLTARVLQGLATAAVTPAGLALLTTAFREGPLRDRALGLNGALMSAGFTTGAVLGGLLTELLSWRWAFFINVPVAAVVVALAPALLTDSRIVCRHRLDLPGAVTVTGGLLALVHGLTRAGETGWTEPHALASLLAGGGLLVAFWFVEQRSPAPLVPVRIMRRRSVVWGNAAGLIAFATETSLVFLMTLYLQEVLGYSALATGLAFGVLGVGTVVGGLLGGRAVSRFGGRATILGGGVVQAAATVSLVALGTSGGWLYPLLAATFVGGVGNMLLIVGFMVTATSGVADSEQGLATGLATMTQQVGITLGIPVMSAIVAARTGGPADPRGVLSGVSVAVAVNSALVLGVSALAAHRLGEGARGKSAAHSVV from the coding sequence ATGACCGGGCGGCAGAAGCTCGTCCTCACCCTTCTCCTCGGGTCCCAGTTCATGGTCGCCGTGGACTTCTCCATCCTGAACGTCGCCCTGCCCGTCGTCGGCGAAGGGCTCGGCTTCTCCCTCGCCGATCTTCAGTGGATCGCCACGTCCTTCGCGCTCGCAGCCGCAGGTTTCACGCTCCTCTTCGGCCGTGTCGCGGACCTCTTCGGACGCAAGCGGCTCTTCATCGGCGGCATGGCGCTGCTCGGCCTCTCCTCGGCCCTCGGGGGTCTCGCCACCTCCCCGGACGTGCTGCTCACGGCGCGGGTGCTGCAAGGACTCGCCACGGCGGCCGTCACCCCGGCGGGGCTCGCGCTGCTCACCACCGCGTTCCGCGAGGGGCCGCTGCGGGACCGGGCCCTCGGACTCAACGGCGCGCTGATGTCCGCCGGCTTCACCACCGGCGCCGTCCTCGGCGGGCTCCTCACCGAACTGCTCTCCTGGCGGTGGGCGTTCTTCATCAACGTGCCCGTCGCGGCCGTGGTCGTCGCCCTCGCGCCGGCCCTGCTCACCGACTCGCGGATCGTGTGCAGGCACCGGCTCGACCTGCCGGGCGCGGTCACCGTCACGGGCGGGCTGCTGGCCCTCGTCCACGGGCTCACGCGGGCCGGGGAGACCGGCTGGACCGAGCCCCACGCGCTCGCCTCGCTGCTCGCGGGCGGCGGTCTGCTCGTCGCCTTCTGGTTCGTGGAGCAGCGGTCGCCCGCGCCGCTCGTACCCGTCCGCATCATGCGGCGCCGGTCCGTCGTCTGGGGCAATGCCGCCGGCCTGATCGCCTTCGCGACGGAGACCTCGCTGGTCTTCCTCATGACGCTCTACTTGCAGGAAGTCCTCGGCTACTCCGCTCTCGCCACGGGGCTCGCGTTCGGCGTCCTCGGCGTCGGCACGGTGGTCGGCGGGCTGCTCGGCGGGCGGGCCGTGAGCCGGTTCGGCGGGCGGGCGACGATCCTCGGCGGGGGTGTGGTGCAGGCCGCCGCCACGGTGTCGCTGGTCGCGCTCGGTACGTCGGGCGGATGGCTGTATCCGCTGCTTGCCGCGACGTTCGTGGGCGGTGTCGGCAACATGCTTCTGATCGTGGGGTTCATGGTGACCGCCACGTCGGGTGTCGCCGACTCCGAGCAGGGTCTGGCGACCGGTCTCGCGACCATGACCCAGCAGGTCGGCATCACGCTCGGCATCCCCGTGATGAGCGCAATCGTGGCGGCCCGGACAGGGGGCCCCGCGGATCCGCGGGGCGTCCTGTCCGGGGTGAGTGTGGCCGTGGCCGTCAACTCCGCGCTGGTGCTGGGGGTTTCAGCGCTCGCCGCACACCGGCTCGGCGAGGGCGCCCGCGGGAAGAGCGCGGCTCACTCGGTCGTGTAG
- a CDS encoding SGNH/GDSL hydrolase family protein, with protein sequence MISRARTSLATTVTATAAALALTAGLAVTAGAQAVPPSSAHHGVSWTAAWASAPQRPSTGFKPNWSEAGFDDQTLRQVVRVTEGGDGARIRLSNAYGSSPLRIESATIARAGKGAAVEKGSVTRLTFGGESGVTIPARGHLRSDAAGLGLEPFESVTVTLHLSGTTGPATFHAQSFATSYRAAGNHTSDTGGRAFGESTESWYYLSGVDVGSSRAPEKRDGVVLFGDSITDGFASSTDRNRRWSDALAERLDKAGKSQPVLNAGIGGNMVLNDSAWYGEKSANRFSRDALDLPGVGTVVVLEGLNDIGFSETDKPTYKPAPVVSARELIEGHRELIRKARAKGVRVVGATLLPLGGSDHYGKHAAAVSDEFNDWVRTSGEYDAYVDFDRALADPRDPERIAPAYDSGDHLHPNDAGYRAMARAVDLEAL encoded by the coding sequence ATGATTTCGCGTGCCCGCACGTCCCTCGCCACCACCGTCACCGCCACCGCCGCCGCTCTCGCCCTGACCGCCGGGCTCGCCGTCACCGCTGGAGCCCAGGCCGTTCCGCCCTCGTCCGCGCATCACGGCGTCTCATGGACCGCTGCCTGGGCGAGCGCCCCACAGCGCCCCAGCACCGGCTTCAAGCCCAACTGGTCCGAAGCCGGCTTCGACGACCAGACCCTCCGCCAGGTCGTCCGCGTCACCGAAGGCGGTGACGGAGCCCGCATCCGGCTCTCCAACGCGTACGGCAGCTCTCCGCTGCGGATCGAGAGCGCGACCATCGCCCGAGCCGGGAAGGGTGCGGCCGTGGAGAAGGGATCGGTCACGCGGCTCACCTTCGGCGGAGAGTCGGGCGTCACCATTCCCGCTCGCGGGCACCTGCGGAGTGACGCCGCCGGGTTGGGACTCGAACCCTTCGAGTCCGTCACCGTCACCCTCCACCTCTCCGGCACGACCGGGCCCGCCACCTTCCACGCCCAGTCCTTCGCGACCAGCTACCGCGCCGCCGGGAACCACACCTCCGACACGGGCGGCCGGGCCTTCGGCGAGTCGACCGAGTCCTGGTACTACCTCTCCGGCGTGGACGTCGGCAGCTCCCGCGCCCCGGAGAAGCGCGACGGCGTCGTCCTCTTCGGCGACTCCATCACCGACGGGTTCGCCTCCTCCACCGACCGCAACCGCCGCTGGTCCGACGCCCTCGCCGAGAGACTCGACAAGGCGGGGAAGTCACAGCCCGTCCTCAACGCCGGCATCGGCGGCAACATGGTCCTCAACGATTCGGCCTGGTACGGCGAGAAGAGCGCCAACCGGTTCTCGCGCGACGCCCTCGACCTGCCCGGCGTGGGCACGGTCGTCGTCCTCGAAGGCCTCAACGACATCGGGTTCAGCGAGACCGACAAGCCGACCTACAAGCCCGCTCCGGTCGTCTCCGCCCGCGAACTCATCGAAGGGCACCGGGAGTTGATACGCAAGGCGCGCGCCAAGGGCGTACGGGTCGTCGGCGCCACCCTCCTGCCCCTCGGCGGCTCCGACCACTACGGCAAGCACGCCGCCGCCGTGAGCGACGAGTTCAACGACTGGGTGCGGACGTCCGGCGAGTACGACGCGTACGTCGACTTCGACAGGGCCCTCGCCGACCCGCGGGACCCCGAGCGCATCGCCCCCGCGTACGACAGCGGCGACCACCTGCACCCGAACGACGCGGGCTACCGTGCCATGGCCCGCGCGGTGGACCTGGAGGCCCTGTGA
- a CDS encoding LysR family transcriptional regulator: protein MERQELETFLTLAEELHFGRTAERLLLSQARVSQTVKKLERKIGAPLFERTSRVVRLSPLGRQLYDDLAPLHKEMEAAVARAKNVARGVGGELNVGFLGAGAGTLTAPILTLFRERSPGVEVRMRETQYQDPLGALRGGEIDVLFTCLPVQEPDLAVGPVVINEPRLLAMPVGHPLAGRTSVSLEELAGETFFGVVNGAPAYWWDFHVPPRTPSGREIRRGQAVASFQELMTLIAAGQGISPVVASVEKYYARPGVTFVPLDDVPSAEVALIHRLVGVGADARVEGFVRVVRDVVGANGGPAAY from the coding sequence ATGGAGCGGCAAGAGCTGGAGACCTTCTTGACCCTGGCCGAGGAGCTGCATTTCGGGCGTACGGCGGAGCGGCTGCTGCTCTCGCAGGCGCGGGTCAGCCAGACGGTGAAGAAGCTGGAGCGCAAGATCGGTGCTCCGCTCTTCGAGCGCACGAGCCGTGTGGTGCGGTTGTCGCCGCTGGGGCGTCAGCTGTACGACGATCTGGCGCCGCTCCACAAGGAGATGGAGGCGGCGGTGGCCCGCGCGAAGAATGTCGCGCGGGGCGTCGGCGGTGAGCTGAACGTCGGCTTCCTCGGGGCGGGCGCGGGCACGCTGACGGCCCCGATTCTGACGCTGTTCCGGGAGCGCAGTCCTGGGGTCGAGGTGCGGATGCGGGAGACCCAGTACCAGGATCCGCTGGGCGCGTTGCGGGGTGGCGAGATCGACGTGCTCTTCACGTGCCTGCCCGTCCAGGAGCCGGACCTGGCCGTCGGCCCGGTCGTCATCAACGAGCCGCGTCTCCTCGCGATGCCGGTCGGCCACCCGTTGGCAGGGCGGACCTCCGTCTCCCTGGAGGAGTTGGCGGGCGAGACGTTCTTCGGCGTCGTGAACGGCGCGCCCGCGTACTGGTGGGACTTCCACGTGCCGCCGCGTACGCCCAGCGGGCGCGAGATCCGCCGGGGCCAGGCGGTGGCGTCCTTCCAGGAACTGATGACCCTGATCGCGGCGGGCCAGGGCATCTCACCGGTCGTGGCCTCCGTGGAGAAGTACTACGCCCGGCCCGGCGTCACGTTCGTGCCCCTCGACGACGTGCCGTCCGCGGAGGTCGCGCTGATCCACCGGTTGGTGGGTGTGGGGGCGGATGCGCGGGTGGAGGGGTTTGTTCGGGTGGTACGGGATGTGGTGGGGGCGAATGGGGGGCCGGCGGCGTACTAG
- a CDS encoding MarC family protein, producing the protein MTALSYSAAFITFFSVVGPPKVLLAFAGLAQTHPTTELRRIALISSSAAILVGLVTGIASPWLLDLFHISTPALQVAGGVIFFIYAVGLVLGVHLGTEASGPDAPDLVSGVRQLLMPYVVSPLAMTAVLIEGAARDSWTWRSTVVGAYVTVIVIDLLCVVVLARILSRTHHATIELLGRLLGLLLAAVGVDLVLDGLTSLGVPADRAGH; encoded by the coding sequence ATGACCGCTCTGAGCTATTCCGCCGCATTCATCACGTTCTTCTCCGTCGTCGGCCCCCCAAAGGTCCTGCTCGCCTTCGCCGGCCTCGCCCAGACCCACCCCACGACCGAGCTGCGCCGAATCGCCCTGATCTCGTCGTCGGCGGCGATCCTCGTGGGCCTGGTCACCGGCATCGCCTCGCCCTGGCTCCTCGACCTCTTCCACATCTCGACCCCCGCGCTCCAGGTCGCGGGCGGCGTCATCTTCTTCATCTACGCCGTCGGCCTCGTCCTCGGCGTCCACCTCGGCACGGAGGCCTCGGGCCCCGACGCACCGGACCTGGTCAGCGGGGTGCGGCAACTGCTCATGCCGTACGTGGTGAGCCCCCTCGCGATGACGGCGGTACTGATCGAGGGCGCGGCCCGCGACTCGTGGACGTGGCGGTCCACGGTGGTCGGCGCGTACGTCACCGTGATCGTGATCGACCTGCTGTGCGTCGTCGTCCTGGCCCGCATCCTCAGCCGCACGCACCACGCCACGATCGAACTCCTTGGCCGCCTCCTGGGCCTGCTGCTCGCGGCCGTGGGCGTGGACCTGGTCCTGGACGGCCTGACGTCACTCGGCGTCCCGGCGGACCGCGCCGGCCACTGA
- a CDS encoding SGNH/GDSL hydrolase family protein: protein MRKRKRSLWGAGVVAGLLLLGACGDPGSGDAAPADLPQASESAARSGSSAGPSTTPRERAARNAPGKPVRAPKVLYLGDSLAMENQVVLGQHLKGRLGARYRSAPYSGTTLCDYLDGTGEASLVPDKDKAAALVRAQRPDYVILQFWGNAWGYTPCMKGITYDKRRAEYFDRYAADARRLAAQIRGAGGGRTRVVWVLQGPDAITPDRVRRVNAIYQAQARASGGLVADAGKTVAPGADRYTWVEKLPCTAYERAHAAYCTEPGAGLTALHRDKDYLHFCLAPTTARSRPCPVRSPGIRRMAEAVTSRVASDLR from the coding sequence ATGCGGAAGCGGAAGCGGAGTCTTTGGGGCGCGGGGGTCGTCGCCGGGCTGCTGTTGCTGGGCGCGTGCGGGGACCCCGGGTCCGGGGACGCGGCACCGGCGGATCTTCCCCAGGCGTCGGAGTCCGCGGCGCGCTCGGGTTCGTCCGCCGGGCCGTCCACGACGCCCCGTGAACGCGCGGCGCGCAACGCCCCGGGCAAGCCTGTCCGCGCCCCCAAGGTCCTCTACCTCGGCGACTCCCTCGCCATGGAGAACCAGGTCGTCCTCGGACAGCACCTCAAGGGCCGCCTCGGTGCTCGGTACCGGAGCGCGCCGTACTCCGGCACGACCCTCTGCGACTACCTCGACGGCACGGGTGAGGCCTCCCTCGTCCCCGACAAGGACAAGGCGGCGGCTCTCGTACGCGCTCAACGGCCCGACTACGTCATCCTCCAGTTCTGGGGCAACGCGTGGGGCTACACGCCGTGCATGAAGGGGATCACCTACGACAAGCGGCGCGCGGAGTACTTCGACCGGTACGCGGCGGACGCGCGGCGCCTCGCCGCGCAGATCCGGGGCGCGGGGGGTGGGCGGACGCGTGTCGTGTGGGTCCTCCAGGGACCCGACGCGATCACGCCGGACCGCGTGCGCCGCGTCAACGCCATCTACCAGGCGCAGGCCCGCGCCTCGGGGGGCCTCGTCGCCGACGCGGGCAAAACGGTGGCTCCGGGCGCGGATCGCTACACGTGGGTGGAGAAGTTGCCCTGCACGGCGTACGAGCGGGCCCACGCGGCGTACTGCACGGAGCCGGGTGCGGGGCTCACGGCTCTCCACCGTGACAAGGACTACCTGCACTTCTGCCTTGCGCCGACCACGGCCAGGTCCCGGCCCTGCCCGGTGCGTTCGCCGGGCATCCGGCGCATGGCCGAGGCGGTCACCTCGCGGGTCGCGTCAGATCTCCGCTGA
- a CDS encoding abortive phage infection protein has translation MRRDLRAIRHELHADSVSVYGTGVDRLAATASEAAERGLHVWLQPRLADVPERDILDHLAETGRHAERMRRQGARVYLSVGCEFVLFVPGIVPGADALERVRNILRGNYDPERMVREVRRFVGLAAKTGRRVFRGPLTYGAAHDDDVDWSLFDLVSVNYYGYHANARGYVKDLSPHARWGKPVAITECGSCTYEGAPQDGGMGWYESIDYSVEPPVITGGLVRSERTQAAYLSDVFDVFESMNLHAALVYQFVSPELPHRPDSPRHDLDVASYGLAKVLRKRPEDPGSPWHWEPKESFRALADRFARAQR, from the coding sequence ATGCGGCGCGATCTGCGCGCCATCAGGCACGAGCTGCACGCCGACTCCGTCTCCGTGTACGGCACCGGCGTCGACCGCCTCGCCGCCACCGCCTCCGAAGCCGCCGAGCGCGGGCTCCACGTCTGGCTGCAGCCGCGCCTCGCCGACGTCCCGGAGCGGGACATCCTCGACCACCTCGCCGAGACCGGCCGGCACGCCGAACGCATGCGGCGGCAAGGGGCGCGCGTGTACCTCAGCGTCGGGTGCGAGTTCGTGCTGTTCGTGCCCGGGATCGTGCCGGGCGCCGACGCGCTGGAGCGGGTGCGGAACATCCTCAGGGGCAACTACGACCCTGAGCGCATGGTCCGGGAGGTCCGACGCTTCGTCGGGCTCGCCGCGAAGACCGGTCGCCGCGTCTTCCGAGGCCCTTTGACGTACGGCGCCGCCCACGACGACGACGTCGACTGGTCCCTCTTCGACCTGGTCAGCGTGAACTACTACGGGTACCACGCGAACGCGCGGGGCTACGTGAAAGACCTCTCCCCGCACGCCCGTTGGGGCAAGCCCGTCGCCATCACCGAGTGCGGCTCGTGCACGTACGAAGGGGCTCCGCAGGACGGGGGCATGGGATGGTACGAGTCCATCGACTACTCCGTGGAGCCTCCGGTGATCACGGGTGGGCTCGTACGCAGCGAACGTACGCAGGCCGCTTACCTCTCCGACGTCTTCGACGTCTTCGAGTCCATGAACCTGCACGCGGCGCTGGTCTACCAGTTCGTCAGCCCCGAGCTGCCGCACCGGCCCGACTCGCCCCGTCATGACCTGGACGTCGCCAGTTACGGGCTCGCCAAGGTGTTGCGGAAGCGTCCGGAGGACCCGGGGTCCCCCTGGCACTGGGAGCCGAAGGAGTCGTTCCGGGCGCTGGCGGACCGTTTCGCGCGCGCCCAACGTTGA
- a CDS encoding PH domain-containing protein has protein sequence MALFGNAHTVDPMKAQNEYARLLGHGEQVHAAYTLIRDTMLFTDRRLIMVDKQGITGKKVEYHSVPYRSITHFAVETAGHFDLDAELKIWISGNPAPMQKTFTKGVDIYEVQAILTQFVAR, from the coding sequence ATGGCACTGTTCGGAAACGCGCACACCGTAGACCCGATGAAGGCGCAGAACGAGTACGCGCGGCTGCTCGGCCACGGTGAGCAGGTGCACGCCGCGTACACGCTGATACGCGACACCATGCTGTTCACGGACCGTCGACTGATCATGGTCGACAAGCAGGGGATCACCGGCAAGAAGGTCGAGTACCACTCGGTGCCGTACCGCAGCATCACGCACTTCGCCGTGGAGACCGCGGGCCACTTCGACCTCGACGCGGAGCTGAAGATCTGGATCTCCGGCAACCCCGCGCCGATGCAGAAGACGTTCACGAAGGGCGTCGACATCTACGAGGTCCAGGCGATCCTCACCCAGTTCGTGGCCCGCTGA
- a CDS encoding DUF4232 domain-containing protein, translated as MRTFRSRTTVLGRSTALAATGAAVLALSLTACGSGSDTKAAEPAGATVAATGTKAESKAGAKSEANGETTVTVGGSHDVKAAGATVAAKPGGKRTAAAAAPVCTTKDVTISAARHGGPPYTHIVLTAKNTSGHSCKMTGFPEIQFLESHKQDVPAVAKSKPASPVVLKAGAPAYALVKISDGGVDETNEPVSAFQVTLQGGGMAAVRAPGSAGIAVDPAKALTGYWTYELRNGADDF; from the coding sequence ATGCGTACGTTCCGCAGCCGCACCACTGTCCTCGGCCGCTCCACCGCTCTCGCCGCCACCGGCGCCGCCGTGCTCGCCCTCTCCCTCACCGCCTGCGGCAGCGGCTCCGACACGAAGGCGGCGGAGCCGGCCGGGGCGACGGTCGCGGCGACCGGGACCAAGGCGGAGTCCAAGGCCGGGGCCAAGTCCGAGGCCAACGGCGAGACCACGGTGACCGTCGGCGGGTCCCACGACGTCAAGGCCGCGGGTGCCACGGTTGCCGCCAAGCCCGGCGGCAAGCGGACCGCCGCGGCCGCCGCGCCCGTCTGCACCACCAAGGACGTCACCATCAGCGCCGCGCGCCACGGCGGCCCGCCCTACACCCACATCGTCCTGACCGCGAAGAACACGTCGGGCCACAGCTGCAAGATGACCGGCTTCCCGGAGATCCAGTTCCTGGAGAGCCACAAGCAGGACGTGCCGGCCGTCGCCAAGAGCAAGCCCGCGTCCCCGGTCGTCCTGAAGGCGGGCGCCCCCGCGTACGCGCTGGTCAAGATCTCGGACGGCGGCGTCGACGAGACCAACGAGCCCGTCTCGGCCTTCCAGGTGACGCTCCAGGGCGGCGGCATGGCCGCGGTCAGGGCCCCCGGCAGCGCCGGCATCGCCGTCGACCCGGCGAAGGCGCTGACGGGCTACTGGACGTACGAGCTGCGCAATGGCGCCGACGACTTCTAG
- a CDS encoding GAF and ANTAR domain-containing protein, translating to MTPQQQLADVFVALAGSATEGSPDVSETLAILADRSPALLQVRAASVVYTPGGREKARVNGSDSDVTRLEHEALSWQEGPGHGPRRTDARLTAPLSLDDTPLRRHWPRYVPRALALGHTHVVALPLVVPDRTLGALVLFSDRGNVPSADARALGQSLADFTAVTLHRAQEAEQGRTLTGQLERALTSRVVIEQAKGVLATRRSLTMDDAFDALRSHARSQRRPLNDVAREVVDGQADPALTDPTGAAPEGRDSGT from the coding sequence ATGACGCCCCAACAGCAGCTGGCCGACGTGTTCGTGGCCCTGGCCGGCAGCGCGACGGAAGGCTCACCGGACGTATCCGAAACCCTCGCGATTCTGGCGGACCGCAGCCCGGCCCTGCTCCAGGTGCGCGCCGCGTCCGTGGTGTACACGCCGGGCGGGCGCGAGAAGGCGCGGGTGAACGGTTCCGATTCCGACGTGACGCGCCTGGAGCACGAGGCGCTCTCCTGGCAGGAGGGCCCCGGCCACGGCCCGCGCCGCACCGACGCGCGCCTCACGGCGCCGCTGTCGCTGGACGACACGCCGCTGCGACGCCACTGGCCCCGCTACGTCCCGCGGGCCCTGGCGCTCGGTCACACGCACGTCGTCGCCCTGCCTCTCGTGGTGCCGGACCGTACGCTCGGGGCGCTCGTCCTCTTCTCCGACCGGGGAAACGTCCCCTCGGCCGACGCGCGGGCGCTGGGCCAGTCCCTCGCCGACTTCACCGCCGTCACGCTGCACCGCGCGCAGGAGGCCGAGCAGGGCCGGACGCTCACCGGCCAGCTGGAGCGGGCCCTGACCAGCCGCGTGGTCATCGAGCAGGCCAAGGGCGTGCTCGCGACGCGCAGGTCGCTGACCATGGACGACGCGTTCGACGCGCTGCGCTCGCATGCCAGGTCCCAGCGGCGGCCGCTGAACGACGTGGCGCGCGAGGTGGTCGACGGACAGGCTGACCCGGCGCTGACCGACCCCACCGGCGCGGCCCCGGAGGGGCGCGACAGCGGGACGTGA